A region from the uncultured Holophaga sp. genome encodes:
- the sufB gene encoding Fe-S cluster assembly protein SufB: MSSSLQHLTGQEYKYGFVTDIESESAPPGLSEDTIRLISGKKGEPEWLLEFRLKAYRHWLTMTEPSWAHVCYEKPDFQKIVYYSAPKPKTPKYQSMDEVDPELLKTFEKLGVPIEEQKALAGVAVDVVFDSVSVTTTYKERLGELGIVFCSLSEAVREHPELVKKYLGSVVPTTDNFYAALNSAVFTDGSFVFIPKGVTCPMDLSTYFRINNKESGQFERTLIVAEEGASVSYLEGCTAPQFDTNQLHAAVVELVALDDAKIKYSTVQNWYAGDKNGVGGIFNFVTKRGHCKGRNAKISWTQVETGSAITWKYPSCILSGENAIGEFYSVALTNHKQQADTGTKMIHIGRNTRSTIISKGISAGDSVNSYRGLVKVLPGAEGARNFSQCDSMLIGHTCAANTFPYIEVQNKSARVEHEATTSKIGEEQLFYFQQRGIPAEDAISMIINGFCKDVFRELPMEFAVEATKLLSLKLEGSVG, translated from the coding sequence ATGAGCTCGTCGCTTCAGCATCTCACAGGCCAGGAATACAAGTACGGATTCGTCACGGACATCGAATCCGAGTCCGCTCCGCCCGGGCTGAGCGAAGATACGATCCGGCTCATCTCCGGCAAGAAGGGTGAGCCCGAGTGGCTCCTGGAGTTCCGCCTCAAGGCCTACCGCCACTGGCTCACCATGACCGAGCCCAGCTGGGCCCACGTCTGCTACGAGAAGCCGGATTTCCAGAAGATCGTCTACTACTCGGCCCCCAAGCCCAAGACCCCCAAGTATCAGAGCATGGACGAGGTGGATCCCGAGCTCCTCAAGACCTTCGAGAAGCTGGGGGTGCCCATCGAGGAGCAAAAGGCCCTGGCCGGGGTCGCCGTGGATGTCGTCTTCGACTCCGTGAGCGTGACCACTACCTACAAGGAGCGTCTGGGGGAGCTGGGCATCGTCTTCTGTTCCCTCTCCGAGGCAGTGCGGGAGCACCCCGAGCTGGTGAAGAAGTATCTGGGCAGCGTGGTCCCCACCACCGACAACTTCTACGCCGCCCTGAACAGTGCGGTCTTCACCGACGGCTCCTTCGTCTTCATCCCCAAGGGCGTCACCTGCCCCATGGACCTCTCGACCTACTTCCGCATCAACAACAAGGAGTCCGGCCAGTTCGAGCGGACCCTGATCGTGGCGGAGGAGGGCGCTTCCGTCAGTTATCTGGAGGGCTGCACCGCCCCCCAGTTCGATACCAACCAGCTGCACGCGGCGGTGGTGGAACTGGTAGCCCTGGATGACGCCAAGATCAAATACAGCACCGTGCAGAACTGGTACGCCGGCGACAAGAACGGTGTGGGCGGCATCTTCAACTTCGTGACCAAGCGCGGCCACTGCAAGGGCCGCAACGCCAAGATCAGCTGGACCCAGGTGGAGACGGGCAGCGCCATCACCTGGAAGTACCCCAGCTGCATCCTCTCCGGGGAGAACGCCATCGGCGAGTTCTACAGCGTGGCCCTCACCAACCACAAGCAGCAGGCCGACACCGGCACCAAGATGATCCACATCGGGAGGAACACCCGCTCCACCATCATCTCCAAGGGCATCAGCGCCGGGGACAGCGTGAACAGCTACCGCGGCCTGGTGAAGGTCCTGCCCGGCGCCGAGGGCGCCCGCAATTTCAGCCAGTGCGACTCCATGCTCATCGGCCACACCTGCGCCGCCAACACCTTCCCCTACATCGAGGTGCAGAACAAGTCAGCCCGGGTGGAACATGAGGCCACCACCAGCAAGATCGGGGAGGAGCAGCTCTTCTACTTCCAGCAGCGCGGCATCCCCGCCGAAGACGCCATTTCCATGATCATCAACGGCTTCTGCAAGGACGTCTTCAGGGAGCTCCCCATGGAGTTCGCCGTGGAGGCCACCAAGCTGCTCTCCCTCAAGCTCGAAGGCTCGGTCGGATAA
- a CDS encoding FKBP-type peptidyl-prolyl cis-trans isomerase: MTFKSMQERYSYAIGLDVCENLKHQDLDLELECFVAGFRDAFTGAEPQLDEAQKADVLEHLQQLLQSKHAARMKASSSQNIEDGKRFLEQNKSAEGVQVTESGLQYKVLQEGTGAKPRLVDTVTTHYRGTLLNGKEFDSSYRRGEPASFPVGGVIPGWTEALQLMSVGSKWQLFVPSDLAYGPRGAGQDIEPHSTLIFEVELLGIQ; this comes from the coding sequence ATGACCTTTAAGTCCATGCAGGAGCGTTACAGCTACGCCATCGGGCTGGATGTCTGCGAAAACCTGAAGCACCAGGATCTGGATCTCGAGCTGGAGTGCTTCGTCGCAGGGTTCCGGGACGCCTTCACGGGTGCCGAGCCCCAGCTGGACGAGGCCCAGAAGGCCGATGTCCTGGAGCATCTCCAGCAGCTCCTGCAGTCCAAGCATGCCGCCCGGATGAAGGCCTCCTCCAGCCAGAACATCGAGGATGGGAAGCGCTTCCTGGAGCAGAACAAGAGCGCTGAGGGTGTGCAGGTCACCGAGAGCGGTCTGCAGTACAAGGTCCTCCAGGAAGGTACCGGGGCCAAGCCCCGTCTGGTGGACACCGTCACCACCCACTACCGCGGCACCCTGCTGAACGGCAAGGAGTTCGACAGCTCCTACCGTCGCGGTGAGCCCGCCTCCTTCCCCGTGGGCGGCGTGATCCCCGGCTGGACGGAAGCGCTTCAGCTCATGAGCGTCGGCTCCAAGTGGCAGCTCTTCGTCCCCTCCGACCTGGCTTACGGTCCCCGTGGTGCCGGCCAGGACATCGAGCCCCACAGCACCCTGATCTTCGAAGTGGAACTGCTGGGCATCCAGTAG